ACTGATTGACTACTTCACTGATGGAAAGTTACCAGAGGATCCTCGTAAGAGGGTGGATATAAAGCACCGAGCTCTTCGCTTCATCTACTATAATGAGACGTTATATCGTCGTTCATTTGAGGGAGTTTGGCTCCGATGTCTAGGAAAAGAGGAGGCATTACAAGCTATGCAGGAGGCTCATTCTAGAGTTTGTGGTGCGCATCAATCTGGACCTAAGTTGCACTTCCACATTAAACGAATGGGCTATTATTGTCCTACAATGGTAAAAGATTGCATAGACTATGCTCGAAGATGCCAAGCTTGTCAATTTCATGCAAACTTCATCCATCAGCCACCAGAGCCTCTACATCCAACAGTTGCATCATGGCCTTTCGATACTTTGGGACTCGATGTGGTTGGCCCGTTTACGCCCAAGTCATCTGCAGGGCATGCATACATATTGGCCGCCACTGACTACTTTTCAAAGTGGACGGAAGCCGTAGCGTTAAAGGAggtaaaaaaggaaaatgttgCAGACTTCCTCCGCGTCCATATCATCTATCGATTTGGCATCCCGCGATATATCCTAACTGATAACGGGAAACCCTTTGACAATAAATTGATGGACAAGATCTGcaaacttttcaactttcagcagCGAAACTCTTCAGCTTATTATGCAGCTGCAAATGGGCTTGCTGAAGCTTTTAACAAGACCCTATGCAATCTGTTTAAAAAAGTGGTCTCAAAATCAAAACGTGACTAGCATGACAAAATGGAAGAAGCTCTGTGGGCATATAGAACCACATACCGCACACCTACTCAAAGCACTCCATATTCTTTGGTGTATGGTGTGGAAGCAGACTTGCCTCTAGAGCGCCAAATACCTTCTCTAAGGTTGGCCATATAGGAGGGTCTTACTGACGAAGAAAATGCTAAATTACGCTTGGCTGAATTAGAAGGCTTGGATGAAAAGCGACTACAAGCTCAACAGAGCTTAGAATGTTATCAAGCTCGTATGTCAAGAGCCTTTAACAAAAGGGTGAGGACCCGTTCCTTTCAAATTGGTGACAAAGTCCTAGTTGTTCGAAGGCCTATCATTGTGACACGAAAAACCGGCCACAAGTTCACTCCAAAATGGGATGGTCCCTACGTGGTTCAAGAGGTATACACCGGTGGAGCTTATAAGTTGATTAGCGAAGATGGTCTGAAAGTTGGTCCAATAAACGGGAGATTCCTGAAGCTCTACTACCCTTAAATGCAGGGTATCAACACAAGTCATGAAAATTTGATGAATGACTCATCCACAAAAAATGCAGCACATGGTTAAACTGCTAACGCATCTCGCTTTGTCTATGGGTGGGCCCAAATCATAGGCGCTCCTGGTCCGCATGAGTTTAAACTGTGAACGGCTTTAcctataaaaaagaaaatcatttgaactacgtttgacttgatctcctttataggagtacgtaggcagcttagaaatcaaattatctaagttcagtcataacaaaaacaaatccaATTCATGTTGCAACTGTGGTATATCAAGACAATCGTTCAACGGGTCAAGGCAAAGATGTACGATTGTTAAATGACAAGCGCACAAATGAAAGTATTGACATTATCATGAGTTGGGAAAAAGAAACGACAAAAGTCTTGCTACCAAAGGAACAGAACATCAGTCAACAAAAGCCTAAAGCTAAACATGCTATGTTTACATGCTTCTAAGCTTCCCTTCGCCTGGTTCAGTCAACTTTGAAATGCGAGAAACTTCCGCCTCGGCATT
This portion of the Ipomoea triloba cultivar NCNSP0323 chromosome 5, ASM357664v1 genome encodes:
- the LOC116020573 gene encoding uncharacterized protein LOC116020573, giving the protein MAKVVLFDRLARWYLLFQQFEIIYVPQKSVKGQALADFLADHPIPAEWELSDDLPDEDVLIIEVLPPWKMYFDRVAHRGGAGAGVVFITPEGEVLPYSFTLTEQCSNNVAEYQALILGLEIAVDMKQLRINIYGDSKLVVNQVMGLYEVRKTELVSYNNYAKILMQWLGDVTIEHVPRKENKQADALAALSSTIAHPTARIQVCQKWVVPPIFNEDGSVDETVELPTAFVYDIGQDDWRQSLIDYFTDGKLPEDPRKRVDIKHRALRFIYYNETLYRRSFEGVWLRCLGKEEALQAMQEAHSRVCGAHQSGPKLHFHIKRMGYYCPTMVKDCIDYARRCQACQFHANFIHQPPEPLHPTVASWPFDTLGLDVVGPFTPKSSAGHAYILAATDYFSKWTEAVALKEVKKENVADFLRVHIIYRFGIPRYILTDNGKPFDNKLMDKICKLFNFQQRNSSAYYAAANGLAEAFNKTLCNLFKKVEGLTDEENAKLRLAELEGLDEKRLQAQQSLECYQARMSRAFNKRVRTRSFQIGDKVLVVRRPIIVTRKTGHKFTPKWDGPYVVQEVYTGGAYKLISEDGLKVGPINGRFLKLYYP